From the genome of Pseudomonas yamanorum, one region includes:
- a CDS encoding OsmC family protein: MSIVKKASAHWEGDLKTGLGSISTETGVLREAPYGFKARFEGGKGTNPEELIGAAHAGCFSMAFSMILGDAGLKADSIDTQAEVTLDQVDGGFAITAVHLTLKAKIPGASQAQFDELSKKAKEGCPVSKVLNATITLDGTLIS, translated from the coding sequence ATGAGTATCGTTAAAAAAGCATCCGCGCATTGGGAAGGCGACCTGAAGACTGGCCTGGGTTCCATTTCCACGGAAACTGGCGTGCTGCGCGAAGCGCCCTACGGCTTCAAGGCCCGTTTCGAAGGTGGCAAGGGCACCAACCCTGAAGAACTGATCGGCGCGGCCCATGCCGGTTGTTTCTCCATGGCCTTTTCCATGATTCTCGGCGACGCCGGGCTCAAGGCCGACAGCATCGACACCCAGGCCGAAGTGACCCTGGACCAAGTGGACGGTGGCTTTGCGATTACTGCCGTGCACCTGACCCTCAAGGCAAAGATCCCGGGCGCCAGTCAGGCGCAGTTTGATGAACTGAGCAAAAAGGCCAAGGAAGGATGCCCGGTGTCCAAGGTACTGAATGCAACCATTACCCTGGATGGCACGCTGATTAGTTGA